Proteins from a single region of Acidobacteriota bacterium:
- a CDS encoding response regulator has product MTTKSLDGSLPLDRLVVFVGVLKPDGTLIEASRAALKAAQLQAEDVLNKPFEETYWWSYSPDIQAELRAAIKSAAAGETPRRYDVKVRFGEDRFITIDFALVPLFDEDGNLTRLISSGVDVTDRKRAEELLRQSEDRLRLALNIGSMGTWDWNIQDNKMVWSENLASIFGLPDTMFDGTYSGFLQVVHPEDHNLVEVAAARAVNEKAPYDIEFRTLLADGRSDWIASQAQAIHDSEGNVTHLIGIARNVNARKQAEAEREKLLLLEQTARAEAEAATHAKDEFLAVISHELRSPLNAILGWTRILRSKNPDESTISQALETIERSGRVQQKLIDDLLDVSRIISGKLRLDAQPIDLHPIIEAASDVMRLAAEAKNIELHLILEPGAGFITGDADRMQQVIWNLLSNAIKFTPPNGQVRVSLERNGPYVQIEVSDTGKGINPEFLPFIFERYRQSDTSNTRRHGGLGLGLSLVRHLVELHGGGVTAKSAGEGKGATFCIRLPVRALGKESFSVHRTPSGEMPAVQPLPLNGLRLLVVDDQLDAREMLSILLRQFGAQVTLAASAAEAMSIILANQVFDLIISDISMPDEDGYSLIRKIRNLSANAGGQIPAIALTAFGRSVDRIRALAAGFQMHIPKPVDADELVVVISSLTGRSGKL; this is encoded by the coding sequence ATGACTACAAAATCCTTGGATGGCAGTCTCCCTCTTGATCGGCTGGTTGTTTTTGTCGGCGTTTTAAAGCCGGACGGCACCCTGATTGAAGCCAGCCGTGCGGCGCTCAAGGCGGCCCAACTGCAAGCCGAAGATGTCTTGAATAAACCATTTGAGGAAACCTACTGGTGGTCCTATTCCCCCGATATCCAGGCCGAGTTGCGGGCGGCGATCAAATCGGCGGCGGCAGGTGAAACGCCCCGCCGGTATGATGTCAAAGTCCGTTTTGGCGAAGACCGGTTCATTACAATTGATTTTGCGCTGGTGCCCCTCTTCGATGAAGACGGAAATCTGACCCGGTTGATTTCTTCCGGGGTTGATGTCACCGACCGCAAGCGGGCGGAAGAATTATTACGCCAGAGCGAAGACCGGTTGCGGCTGGCGCTCAATATTGGTTCGATGGGGACCTGGGACTGGAATATTCAGGACAACAAAATGGTCTGGTCGGAAAACCTGGCCTCAATTTTTGGGCTCCCTGACACCATGTTTGATGGAACCTATAGCGGGTTTTTACAGGTTGTCCATCCTGAGGATCACAATCTGGTCGAGGTGGCCGCAGCGCGAGCCGTGAATGAAAAAGCCCCCTATGACATCGAATTTCGCACCTTGCTCGCCGATGGCCGTAGTGACTGGATTGCCTCTCAGGCACAGGCCATCCACGATTCCGAAGGGAACGTGACGCATCTGATTGGAATCGCCCGCAATGTCAATGCCCGAAAACAAGCTGAAGCGGAACGGGAAAAGTTGCTTCTTTTAGAACAAACCGCCCGCGCCGAGGCCGAAGCCGCAACTCACGCCAAAGATGAATTTCTGGCGGTTATTTCGCATGAACTTCGGTCACCGTTAAATGCCATTCTGGGATGGACGCGCATCCTGCGCAGTAAAAATCCTGATGAATCCACCATTTCCCAGGCGCTCGAAACCATTGAGCGCAGTGGTCGAGTGCAACAAAAACTGATTGACGATCTGCTCGATGTGTCGCGGATCATCTCCGGCAAGCTCCGGCTGGACGCCCAACCGATAGATCTCCATCCAATCATTGAGGCTGCCAGCGATGTGATGCGACTCGCGGCAGAAGCCAAAAACATCGAATTACACCTGATCCTGGAACCAGGTGCCGGGTTCATCACGGGTGATGCCGACCGGATGCAGCAGGTGATTTGGAATTTACTCTCAAACGCCATCAAATTTACTCCGCCCAATGGGCAGGTTCGAGTTTCCCTGGAGCGCAATGGCCCCTATGTCCAGATTGAAGTGTCTGATACCGGAAAAGGTATCAACCCTGAATTTCTGCCGTTCATTTTTGAGCGATATCGTCAATCCGACACGTCCAATACCCGGCGCCATGGCGGGTTAGGGCTTGGACTCTCGCTCGTGCGGCATCTGGTTGAATTACACGGTGGTGGCGTCACAGCCAAAAGTGCCGGTGAAGGAAAAGGCGCTACGTTTTGTATCCGGTTGCCGGTCCGTGCCCTGGGAAAAGAATCGTTCAGTGTCCATCGAACACCTTCTGGAGAGATGCCGGCAGTTCAACCTTTGCCGCTCAACGGGCTGCGGCTCCTGGTGGTGGATGACCAGCTCGATGCCCGCGAAATGTTATCCATCTTGTTGCGCCAGTTTGGGGCCCAGGTGACCCTGGCGGCTTCAGCGGCAGAAGCCATGTCAATCATCCTGGCAAATCAGGTGTTTGACTTGATTATCTCAGATATCAGTATGCCGGATGAGGACGGGTATTCGTTGATTCGGAAAATTCGGAATCTGTCGGCCAATGCTGGCGGACAGATTCCGGCAATTGCGCTCACCGCATTTGGTCGGTCGGTTGATCGGATTCGGGCGCTTGCGGCTGGATTCCAAATGCATATTCCCAAACCGGTGGATGCCGATGAACTGGTGGTTGTGATTTCAAGTCTGACCGGGCGATCCGGAAAATTGTGA
- a CDS encoding HAMP domain-containing histidine kinase has protein sequence MMNRKKPKNENQKRNHLLTREQAAHDQEIELNRFKDEFLATLSHELLTPLNSILGWLTALRSGRLTPVDATRALETIEKSARLQHQLIKDLLDIAGIVTGKYQPGIHEIELKPVIQAAIKSLTPVAEARGIHLECSFDPADIFVAGDAERLQQIAWNLVSNAVKFTPAGGQVLVQLEKVRAQVELTVSDTGIGILPEFLPHMFKRFRQSDCSTTRKYGGLGLGLSLVRHLVELHGGTVHASSDGEGRGATFVVTLPVLVKTQSHLRTNVENNPVRLISPVLKFINVPPTDWLRYLMPGAPFFHPPWLPEQP, from the coding sequence ATGATGAACAGGAAGAAACCCAAAAACGAAAATCAGAAACGCAACCATCTTCTCACCCGTGAGCAGGCCGCCCATGACCAGGAAATAGAATTAAATCGGTTCAAAGATGAGTTTTTGGCGACCCTCTCGCATGAATTACTCACCCCGCTGAATTCAATTCTTGGGTGGCTGACGGCATTACGCTCAGGAAGACTCACTCCCGTGGATGCCACACGTGCTCTGGAAACCATTGAAAAGAGTGCCCGGTTACAGCATCAATTGATCAAGGACCTGCTCGATATTGCCGGGATTGTCACGGGGAAATACCAGCCTGGAATTCACGAGATTGAACTCAAACCGGTCATCCAGGCGGCCATCAAATCGCTGACACCAGTGGCCGAAGCCAGGGGGATTCACCTTGAATGCTCATTTGACCCGGCTGATATTTTTGTGGCTGGCGATGCCGAACGCCTGCAACAAATTGCCTGGAACCTGGTCTCCAATGCCGTCAAATTTACACCGGCGGGTGGTCAGGTCCTGGTTCAATTAGAGAAAGTTCGGGCCCAGGTTGAATTGACGGTCAGTGACACCGGAATCGGAATTTTGCCCGAATTCCTGCCGCATATGTTTAAGCGGTTTCGCCAGTCGGATTGTTCCACCACGCGAAAATACGGTGGGCTCGGGCTCGGGCTGTCACTGGTACGGCACCTGGTGGAGTTGCACGGCGGCACCGTACACGCCAGCAGCGATGGAGAAGGTCGCGGTGCCACCTTTGTCGTCACACTGCCGGTTCTGGTCAAAACTCAATCGCACCTCCGAACCAATGTTGAAAATAACCCCGTACGGCTCATTTCTCCGGTGCTTAAATTTATCAACGTCCCGCCAACGGATTGGCTTCGATATTTGATGCCTGGAGCTCCTTTCTTTCATCCTCCCTGGCTCCCGGAGCAGCCCTAA
- a CDS encoding lmo0937 family membrane protein, with protein sequence MVWTILVVLFVLWLLGFSIGHFGGLIHLLLVAFLIVVIFQFLTGRRNL encoded by the coding sequence ATGGTGTGGACAATTTTGGTCGTCCTGTTTGTGTTATGGCTGCTTGGTTTTTCAATCGGACATTTTGGCGGGTTGATTCACCTGCTGTTGGTGGCATTTTTAATTGTTGTGATCTTTCAGTTCCTGACTGGCCGGCGTAACCTGTAA
- a CDS encoding YggT family protein yields the protein MEDNKVAVDENRRVGQLASVKSQVEGDVHAEIAAQAEVATPAEDKRIQQVAEQFRGKAIDEVVGTEREVTVGRSMARISQVFDYVFCIIYGLLVIRLMLALMAARSSAGFVQFIYAITDPLYAPFRGIVGSPSVNGYTLALPIIIALVVYLLLHAGINGFLRVIAQRKTEI from the coding sequence ATGGAAGATAATAAAGTGGCAGTTGATGAAAACCGCCGTGTCGGGCAGCTTGCCTCGGTCAAGTCACAGGTCGAAGGTGATGTCCACGCCGAAATTGCCGCCCAGGCTGAAGTTGCCACTCCGGCGGAAGATAAGCGAATTCAACAGGTTGCCGAACAGTTTCGCGGCAAGGCGATTGACGAGGTGGTCGGCACCGAGCGCGAAGTCACCGTCGGACGTAGCATGGCCCGGATTTCGCAGGTGTTTGACTATGTTTTTTGCATTATCTATGGGTTGCTGGTTATCCGGCTGATGCTGGCGCTGATGGCCGCCCGGTCAAGTGCCGGGTTTGTACAATTTATCTACGCCATTACTGATCCGCTCTACGCCCCGTTTCGGGGAATCGTCGGCAGCCCATCGGTCAACGGATATACCCTCGCCTTACCAATTATCATCGCGCTGGTCGTGTATTTGTTGCTCCACGCCGGAATCAACGGATTTCTGCGGGTCATCGCACAACGGAAAACCGAAATATAG
- a CDS encoding peptidoglycan-binding protein: MNLVVNTNPFLCAMRRSFSILILCFLILLMAGAPLSCQAASGQDIRSSIRYSGPDIRSGTVLKLRMDNTLSSATAQTGETFTMTVMEPVIVNGQTAIAQGTRTQGHVTNVEPARRNETGTISVEFDRLVFANGQSLPIDGLLTSTDPDVKNQIDEEGRTTGSSTTKRNIIFVGGGAGVGAIIGALAGGGKGAAIGAGVGAGAGILGALFSKGYEAQVKAGDTFNYELTRSLRMSDVDSGYNSANTGNHNSGGGYGQTQQEYTDLEFIKLAQVQLRDRNYYGSAIDGRFTASTRSAIKNFQRDKRLEQTSRLDLQTAQALGLVDNNGNITGNNTGNDNDRNSRLVRVVEAKAYRQSDRSIRVAMLTEVNSGGWNIFGDYEIKNGQMEVWARGTPPTGYASQGNSRKNLDVISREDVSRIRTVVVHSDNRDWTIAVGSSNQPGNGSGMSLASSLKLQADRMLATVRSQFRTNGRTSRSSIWQLNENEATLYSSLAALAASTQFYAELVDARSSDEAQRGAAEVIIRNARRVSRMMQRGGRSTDRIQRDFDAYDSGIKQLTDQYQFTTENEEAWK, translated from the coding sequence ATGAATTTAGTTGTAAACACCAATCCATTTCTCTGTGCGATGCGCAGATCCTTTTCAATTCTCATTCTCTGTTTTCTGATCCTGTTGATGGCTGGCGCGCCGCTCTCGTGCCAGGCGGCCAGCGGGCAAGACATTCGATCAAGTATTCGATACTCAGGACCTGACATCCGTTCCGGCACGGTGTTGAAACTCCGAATGGACAATACCCTCAGTTCAGCCACGGCTCAGACCGGCGAGACCTTTACCATGACGGTTATGGAACCCGTGATCGTGAATGGCCAGACCGCCATTGCGCAAGGCACCAGAACCCAGGGCCATGTCACCAATGTGGAACCCGCCCGGCGCAACGAAACGGGCACAATCTCGGTTGAGTTTGATCGGCTGGTGTTTGCCAATGGCCAGTCGCTTCCCATTGATGGGCTGCTGACAAGTACGGATCCGGATGTAAAAAATCAAATTGACGAAGAAGGCCGCACCACAGGCAGTTCCACCACGAAACGAAATATTATTTTCGTTGGTGGCGGTGCCGGTGTCGGTGCCATCATTGGTGCCCTGGCCGGAGGCGGTAAAGGGGCGGCGATTGGCGCCGGGGTTGGTGCCGGGGCTGGTATCCTGGGCGCCTTGTTCAGCAAAGGCTATGAAGCTCAGGTGAAAGCCGGAGATACCTTTAATTATGAATTAACCCGCAGCCTGCGGATGTCGGATGTTGATTCCGGCTACAATTCAGCCAATACCGGCAACCACAATTCAGGTGGTGGCTATGGACAAACCCAGCAAGAATACACTGATTTAGAATTTATCAAGCTGGCTCAGGTCCAATTGCGGGATCGCAATTATTATGGTTCAGCCATTGATGGACGCTTCACCGCCAGCACTCGCTCGGCGATCAAGAATTTTCAACGTGACAAACGCCTTGAACAAACGTCGCGACTTGATCTGCAAACCGCCCAGGCATTAGGTTTGGTGGACAATAACGGAAATATCACTGGAAATAATACTGGAAATGATAATGACCGAAACAGTCGTCTGGTGCGCGTGGTGGAAGCCAAAGCCTACCGCCAGTCAGACCGCAGTATTCGTGTTGCTATGCTGACCGAGGTCAATTCCGGTGGCTGGAATATCTTTGGGGATTATGAAATCAAAAACGGCCAGATGGAAGTCTGGGCGCGTGGTACACCACCCACTGGCTATGCCTCCCAGGGGAACAGTCGAAAGAACCTGGATGTGATTAGCCGTGAAGATGTATCGCGGATCCGAACGGTTGTGGTCCATAGCGACAATCGCGATTGGACCATCGCCGTCGGTTCTTCCAACCAACCTGGCAACGGGTCGGGAATGAGCCTGGCGTCGTCACTCAAACTGCAGGCTGATCGGATGCTGGCCACCGTCAGATCACAATTTCGAACCAATGGCCGAACCAGCCGGTCATCAATCTGGCAATTGAATGAAAATGAGGCCACTCTGTACTCATCACTGGCCGCCCTGGCTGCATCTACCCAATTCTATGCCGAACTGGTTGACGCCCGAAGTTCTGATGAGGCCCAACGCGGGGCCGCCGAAGTGATCATCCGCAATGCACGTCGCGTCAGCCGGATGATGCAACGTGGCGGACGTTCAACCGATAGGATCCAACGTGACTTTGATGCCTATGACTCTGGCATAAAACAATTGACCGACCAGTACCAGTTCACTACTGAAAATGAAGAAGCCTGGAAATAA